In Populus alba chromosome 1, ASM523922v2, whole genome shotgun sequence, a single window of DNA contains:
- the LOC118028023 gene encoding RHOMBOID-like protein 1, protein MGREGAGNDIVEIKVHQRRENNVGSPPPYQNKSVFKKWVPWLVPLFVVANIAVFIAVMYVNDCPTNSGSCVAPSLGRFSFQPLKENPLLGPSSSTLVKMGALDVARVVNKHQSWRLISCIWLHAGVFHVVANMLSLLLIGIRLEQEFGFFRIGLVYVISGFGGSLLSALFIQTGISVGASGALFGLLGGMLSELITNWTIYANKSAALTTLLCIIAINLAVGLLPHVDNYAHIGGFLSGFFLGFVFLIRPQFKWINQKACPPGYIAPPAKSKHKAYQYVLWVVSLIVIITGFTLGMVALLRGVNVNDHCSWCHYLSCVPTSLWSCKSRQVYCQSSQLGNQLNLTCLSNGKSNLYYLSADDLSKVQQLCAQLCS, encoded by the exons ATGGGGAGGGAGGGCGCAGGGAACGACATTGTGGAGATTAAGGTACATCAAAGGCGGGAAAACAATGTAGGCTCACCACCACCGTACCAGAACAAATCTGTTTTCAAGAAATGGGTGCCATGGCTTGTCCCCTTATTTGTGGTTGCTAACATTGCTGTCTTTATTGCTGTCATGTATGTCAATGATTGCCCCACCAATTCTGGCTCTTGTGTTGCTCCTTCTTTGGGCAGATTCTCCTTTCAGCCTCTCAAAGAAAATCCCCTTCTTGGCCCCTCCTCTTCAAC TTTGGTTAAGATGGGAGCTCTTGACGTGGCTAGAGTGGTGAATAAGCACCAGAGTTGGCGTCTCATTTCTTGCATATGGCTACATGCTGGAGTCTTCCATGTGGTTGCCAACATGTTGAGTCTCCTCCTAATTGGAATTCGTCTTGAGCAAGAATTTGGGTTCT TTCGAATTGGTTTGGTCTATGTCATTTCTGGCTTTGGTGGGAGTTTGTTGTCGGCTTTGTTTATTCAGACAGGTATATCTGTTGGTGCCTCCGGTGCCCTTTTTGGTCTACTAGGAGGCATGCTTTCAGAGCTGATTACGAACTGGACCATATACGCAAATAAG TCAGCAGCACTGACGACTCTCCTTTGCATCATTGCAATAAATCTAGCGGTTGGACTCCTCCCACATGTGGACAACTATGCTCATATTGGAGGATTTCTCTCTGGCTTTTTTCTGGGCTTTGTGTTCTTAATTCGCCCCCAGTTTAAGTGGATCAACCAAAAAGCATGTCCTCCAGGATACATTGCACCTCCAGCTAAATCTAAACACAAGGCGTACCAGTATGTATTGTGGGTTGTATCTCTGATAGTAATCATCACTGG ATTTACTCTTGGGATGGTTGCACTCCTTCGAGGAGTTAATGTGAATGATCATTGTTCTTGGTGTCATTACTTGAGCTGCGTTCCTACTTCATTATGGAGCTGCAAGTCTCGGCAAGTTTATTGTCAG TCGTCTCAACTTGGAAATCAACTGAACTTGACGTGCTTGAGCAATGGGAAAAGCAACCTGTATTATTTGTCTGCTGACGACCTGTCCAAGGTTCAGCAGCTGTGCGCTCAGCTCTGCAGTTGA
- the LOC118028024 gene encoding uncharacterized protein produces MAGTCTFISRHVIELSSNNRASRTWGGGGGASFCWARISAMNSNGVSSTREVALSPEGPSCIFVGPIETASQETLEALYCQARDAYYSGKPLIVDDMFDRVELKLRWYGSKSVVKYPRCSLRRQSTYSDAEEDISQAFALASIWILFLTIGSSACAFPIIYTIGLAYQNAFGSGIAHGSQAPIIGFLATVNGILFMAVGSLIGYPIASASVKVLQGLWRNDLVALRGACPNCGEEVFAFVKSDQSNDSPHRADCHVCESLLEFRTKVEQTTSRAGRQWVYGRIYLVSRRRQRWKNDRRS; encoded by the exons ATGGCAGGCACGTGCACATTCATCTCTCGTCACGTGATCGAACTATCATCGAACAACAGAGCTAGCAGAACTTGGGGTGGAGGTGGGGGTGCTTCCTTTTGTTGGGCTCGCATCTCTGCGATGAATAGCAATGGAGTGTCTAGTACACGCGAGGTTGCACTTTCACCGGAAGGACCGTCTTGCATATTCGTTGGCCCAATCGAGACTGCAAGCCAAGAAACCCTTGAAGCTCTCTATTGTCAA GCACGGGATGCATATTACAGTGGTAAACCTTTGATAGTAGATGACATGTTTGATAGAGTTGAG TTAAAATTGCGGTGGTATGGTTCCAAATCTGTTGTCAAGTACCCTCGCTGCAGTCTTAGACGACAGTCCACTTACTCTGATGCTGAG GAAGATATATCACAGGCATTTGCACTAGCAAGCATTTGGATCCTCTTTCTTACAATTGGCAGTTCAGCGTGCGCTTTTCCCATAATCTACACAATTGGCCTAGCTTACCAAAATGCATTTGGCTCAGGGATAGCCCATGGCAGCCAGGCACCTATCATTGGGTTTCTTGCTACAGTTAATGGTATTCTCTTTATGGCAGTGGGTTCTTTGATCGGCTATCCAATTGCATCGGCTTCAG TCAAGGTGCTACAAGGCCTTTGGAGGAATGACTTGGTGGCACTCAGGGGAGCATGCCCAAATTGTGGTGAGGag GTATTTGCCTTTGTGAAATCAGATCAATCTAACGACTCCCCACATAGAGCAGATTGTCATGTATGTGAAAGTTTACTTGAATTCCGCACCAAGGTTGAG CAAACCACTTCAAGAGCAGGTAGACAGTGGGTGTATGGGCGCATATACCTGGTATCGCGAAGACGGCAGAGATGGAA AAATGACCGAAGGTCGTAA
- the LOC118028025 gene encoding uncharacterized protein, whose amino-acid sequence MKEGKSSAKLNNNNHQQQQHQNGHFSPFKLAKLLDPEASWDKDQLGDVLHWIRQVVALVCGLLWGAIPLVGGIWIALFLLISSGIIYVYYGMILKIDEDDFGGHGTLLQEGLFASITLFLLSWILMYSLAHF is encoded by the exons ATGAAGGAAGGGAAATCATCTGCTAAATTGAACAACAACAACcatcaacagcagcagcaccaAAATGGTCACTTTTCTCCTTTCAAACTCGCCAAATTGTTGGATCCTGAAGCCTCTTGGGATAAG GATCAATTGGGAGATGTGTTGCATTGGATTAGGCAAGTCGTCGCCCTCGTTTGCGGATTACTATGGGGTGCCATCCCTTTGGTCGGCGGTATTTGGATCGCCct ATTTCTGTTGATATCCTCTGGGATTATATATGTTTATTATGGGATGATATTAAAGATCGACGAGGATGATTTTGGTGGTCATGGAACTCTACTCCAAGAGGGGCTCTTTGCTTCTATCACTCTATTTCTG CTATCGTGGATTCTAATGTACAGCTTGGCCCACTTCTGA